The genomic segment TTCAACAGCTTTTTCAGCTAATGCATCTGAATATACATTTGCATCTTTTGCAACATATGCTTCTATTGCGTGAGTTAAAACGTCTATTCCTGTGTTTGCAGTAATGTCTGCTGGAACAGAAACTGTTAGATTTGCATCTAAGATTGCTTCATCTGGCAGCATCACATCATCAAAAATAATATGCTTTGTTTTTGTCTCAGTATCAGTAACTACTGTCGCTGACGTTACCTCAGATCCAGTTCCACTTGTAGTTGGAATTGCTATAAAATTAACTTTATCAATAAAGTTTTGCTGTTTTGCGAAATAAATAATTCCCTTCGCTGTATCTATAGCAGAGCCTCCACCATACGCAATAACTATGCTAGGATTATTTTTCTTAATAAGAGCAACACCTTTTCCAATTACATTTAGTGGCGGGTCTGGAATAACCTCATCAAAAACAGAAACATTATTACTGTCATTAATAAAACTCAGTAGACCTTTTACGCTGCCGTTTTTCACAAGAAATTGATCACATACCACACAGATATCTGTATTTTTAAATTTCTCTAGGCGCTTCAGAGAATTTTCTCCTGAATATATTTTTGTTTTAATATACACACTTTTCAAAACTTCCTCTCCTTTCCTACCTAATTGAAAAACCATTTGTTAGGGAACATCGTCTTCTTCTTGCAAAATGCCTTGCTGTAGTAGTACCTTCTCCTGTGATTGTAGCAATTGTAAAGCTGGTATCACCTTCACCATTACATCCAATTCCTACAAGTGAAGCGCCATTTTTAACAAATACTGCCGTCTGCATTACTTTTGCTGCTACATTTAATCTTTCAATTGATTGAGAATGAATTGTTGCTGTGTGCCTGAATCCTTGTTCTATTTCAAGTGCTGAATCCAAAGCTATTTCAAAATTCTTTACTCTTATTAATGGTACAAGTGGCATAAGCATTTCAACTGTTGCAAATGGATGCTGCTTTATAGTATTAACTACAATAAGCTTAATATCTCTTTCACATACAATTCCTGCAGCCTTTAAAATCTCATTTG from the Clostridium beijerinckii genome contains:
- a CDS encoding 1-propanol dehydrogenase PduQ, whose product is MYIKTKIYSGENSLKRLEKFKNTDICVVCDQFLVKNGSVKGLLSFINDSNNVSVFDEVIPDPPLNVIGKGVALIKKNNPSIVIAYGGGSAIDTAKGIIYFAKQQNFIDKVNFIAIPTTSGTGSEVTSATVVTDTETKTKHIIFDDVMLPDEAILDANLTVSVPADITANTGIDVLTHAIEAYVAKDANVYSDALAEKAVELVIESLVQCYKQGTDIAARNKMHEASNLAGMAFNIAGLGINHSIAHQLGGRFHIPHGLANSILVNIVIDYNCEDHEILKKYAKLVYKTGMVEKAQSDEFAVEVLKTYIKTLTKIMNMPQNLKECGVDKNEFDNVKSIIAENALKDGCTQANRRDITKFGMERLLQLVY